The genomic stretch TTGATCGATCCCGAGCCCGTCTTGCAGAAGGCGGGGCGGAGCTTCTCGCGAGCGTTCGCGCACAGTGAGGAGGGGACTCCCGCATCACCAGGTGTTGAGATCGCCCGCATATGCCGCGTCGGCACCCTGATGGATGCCGGAACCTCTGCGGGTTCGTACGCTCGGCCGATGGGGTAGGAGCGCCAGCGACACCACAATGGAGCTTCGGCAGGGGAGGTGCCAATGGCGGGGCTGTTCGACAACTTCGAGGGCTACCGTGTGGTCAGTGAGGCCGAATCGCGCGAAGCGTTGACGACTGCGCTTGTCGCGGTCGACGCGAACGTCCTGCTCAACCTCTACCGCTACAACGCCCGCACGACGGCTGATCTGTTTGCGATCTTCGAGAAGCTCGGCGACCGCCTCGTCGTGCCCTATCAGGCCATGCGAGAGTTCCACCGCAATCGACTCAAGGCGATCGGCAACCCTGAGCAAGCGACCAGCGAGGCGCGCAGCGCACTCGAGAAAAACCGCGCGGGCACGCTACGCGCTCTCGAGACCTGGTCCAAGCAGTTGGCAATCGAGGACGGCGAGCTCCAGCGATTGCATGACGACGTTGACGAAGTGTTCCGGCGTCTGCTGGAGGCGATCGACCAGGCTACGCCCGACCGCGTGCATCCGTCGACGTCAGCGGATGAGGACCCGGTGCTGAGCAGGCTTGCCGAGCTGCTGGCTGACAAGGTTCTTCACCGCCCCGCAGAGAAGACCTGGAACGCGTTGATCGTCGAAGGGAATCAGCGCGTCGACAACCTGGTCCCACCTGGCTACCTGGATGCGGACAAGGGCGATCAGCATGCGGAGGGCGCCGCCGGCGACTTTCTCGTCTACACCCAGGCTTGCCACGAGGCGAAGTCACGCCAGATGGACCTCATCATCGTCACGAACGACGAGAAGGAGGACTGGTGGTGGCGGCGCGGGCCGGACATGATCGGCCCGCGGCAGGAGATGACCAAGGAGTTCTTCGACACCACGGGACGGCGCTTGTTCCTGATGCGCGCCAGCGACTTGCTCAACCGGTCGCAGGTCCTCGACGTCGAGGTGAACCCGCAGTCCGCGAGAGACGCGGATGTCAACCGCTCGGACATCAGCGAACCTGGGAAATGGACGGCCGAGGCCGTCGAGATGCTGCTGCAGCGGCTGCGCGGCGAAGGACGGCGAGACATCGCCGATATCATCAACGCGGCAGCCGCCGCAGGGGGCTCCATCAGCCGCGAGGAGATCTACGTCCTGTGCGACTACCGCGACGATCGAAAGCTGCGAGGCATCACCAGGCCGGCGGCCCGGATCACCGCTGACCTTCAGTCCGAAGGGATCCTTCCGTCCTCCGTCGCGCCGATGATGAAGTCGGTATACGTCGACGCCGGTCAGCTGACGGCGATTCGGATTCCGGCGGAGGTCGTGGATCTTCTTGCCGCGGAGGCCCGGCCGCCAGGCGCGGGCGTGGAGGTCGAGCCGGCCGGCAAATACCAGCCGCTCACCGAATACCTCCTCGCCTTGGATGCTGACTCCGTATCCATGGCCTTCGGCGAG from Paractinoplanes brasiliensis encodes the following:
- a CDS encoding PIN-like domain-containing protein, with product MAGLFDNFEGYRVVSEAESREALTTALVAVDANVLLNLYRYNARTTADLFAIFEKLGDRLVVPYQAMREFHRNRLKAIGNPEQATSEARSALEKNRAGTLRALETWSKQLAIEDGELQRLHDDVDEVFRRLLEAIDQATPDRVHPSTSADEDPVLSRLAELLADKVLHRPAEKTWNALIVEGNQRVDNLVPPGYLDADKGDQHAEGAAGDFLVYTQACHEAKSRQMDLIIVTNDEKEDWWWRRGPDMIGPRQEMTKEFFDTTGRRLFLMRASDLLNRSQVLDVEVNPQSARDADVNRSDISEPGKWTAEAVEMLLQRLRGEGRRDIADIINAAAAAGGSISREEIYVLCDYRDDRKLRGITRPAARITADLQSEGILPSSVAPMMKSVYVDAGQLTAIRIPAEVVDLLAAEARPPGAGVEVEPAGKYQPLTEYLLALDADSVSMAFGEIEDILGEPLAPSARKHLPYWYSSQNSLGKAIATAGFKARGVRTEAETVEFIRRS